The following proteins are co-located in the Candidatus Paracaedibacter acanthamoebae genome:
- a CDS encoding aldolase/citrate lyase family protein: MNILEKEMLSLLKNGKNTFGFTHVRAEFESEGIRDDELFRLVELAFRADLNLIIKVGGCEAMTDLLKAKQVGASTIIAPMIESSYAVCKFIQSADRVYSEQERSDMELFINIETIQGYEQREAITEKIVKHNLKGIVFGRVDFCGSLGMSRRDVNKPEITRRIKDVASLCQAKNLQFAVGGGIDAESVPTLRDISASYLNRYETRKVVFDVSTLSHSLAQQGLIEASRFELLWLRNKCNYYKMISAEDQNRLKMLERRIISLAA, encoded by the coding sequence ATGAATATCCTCGAAAAAGAAATGTTATCCCTATTAAAAAATGGTAAGAATACGTTTGGATTCACGCACGTTCGGGCTGAATTTGAATCTGAAGGGATTCGGGATGATGAACTTTTCCGATTGGTTGAATTAGCATTTCGCGCTGATTTGAATTTGATTATTAAAGTGGGGGGCTGTGAGGCTATGACTGACCTCTTGAAGGCCAAACAAGTGGGCGCCTCTACGATTATTGCGCCGATGATCGAATCTTCTTACGCTGTTTGTAAATTTATTCAATCGGCAGATCGAGTTTATTCAGAACAAGAACGCTCAGATATGGAATTATTTATCAATATTGAAACGATTCAGGGATATGAACAGCGCGAAGCGATCACTGAAAAAATTGTTAAACATAATTTAAAAGGGATTGTGTTTGGGCGCGTTGATTTTTGTGGCTCTTTGGGAATGAGTCGTCGGGATGTTAATAAGCCAGAAATCACGCGACGAATTAAAGATGTGGCCAGCCTTTGTCAAGCTAAAAACCTGCAATTCGCGGTTGGTGGTGGTATCGATGCAGAAAGCGTTCCAACACTCCGAGACATTTCAGCTTCCTATCTCAATCGGTATGAAACCCGCAAAGTTGTCTTTGATGTTTCCACTTTGTCTCATAGTTTGGCACAACAAGGCCTTATTGAAGCGTCTCGTTTTGAATTGCTGTGGCTTAGAAACAAATGCAACTACTATAAAATGATTAGCGCAGAAGACCAAAATCGTCTGAAAATGTTAGAACGACGGATCATCTCATTGGCTGCTTGA